A section of the Marmota flaviventris isolate mMarFla1 chromosome 19, mMarFla1.hap1, whole genome shotgun sequence genome encodes:
- the LOC139701323 gene encoding olfactory receptor 1f45-like — MRVSNQSSVSEFLLLGLSRQPQQQRLLFLLFLIMYLATVLGNLLIILAISTDSRLHTPMYFFLSNLSLVDICFSSTTVPKMLANHILGTQTISFSGCLTQIYFLCVFADMDNFLLAVMAYDRFVAVCHPLHYTTKMTHRLCVLLVVGSWVIANLNALLHTLLMARLSFCADNAIPHFFCDVTPLLRLSCSDTHLNELTILFEAGLLMIAPFICILVSYILIVYAVLRVPSTRGMWKAFSTCSSHLAVVFLFYGTIISLYFIPSSSHSAEKDPAAAVMYTVVTPMLNPFIYSLRNRDLKGALKKVVTMKLLSTQK, encoded by the coding sequence ATGAGAGTCTCAAACCAGTCGAGCGTCTCTGAGTTCCTCCTCCTGGGACTCTCCAGGCAGCCCCAGCAGCAGCggctcctcttcctgctcttcctgatCATGTACCTGGCCACCGTCCTGGgaaacctgctcatcatcctggccatcAGCACGGACTCCCGCctgcacacccccatgtacttctttctcAGCAACCTGTCCCTTGTGGACATCTGCTTCTCCTCCACCACTGTGCCCAAGATGCTGGCCAATCACATCCTAGGGACGCAGACCATCTCCTTCTCTGGGTGCCTCACacagatatattttctttgtgtgtttgctGACATGGACAATTTCCTCCTGGccgtgatggcctatgaccgctttgtTGCTGTATGCCACCCCTTACATTACACAACCAAGATGACCCATCGGCTCTGTGTCCTGCTGGTGGTCGGATCTTGGGTCATCGCCAACCTGAATGCTCTGCTGCACACTCTGCTGATGGCCAGGCTCTCGTTCTGTGCAGACAATGCCATCCCccacttcttctgtgatgtgACTCCCCTCCTGAGACTCTCCTGCTCAGACACACACCTCAATGAACTGACAATTCTTTTTGAAGCAGGGCTATTAATGATAGCTCCATTTATTTGCATCCTGGTGTCATATATTCTTATTGTTTACGCTGTGCTGAGAGTCCCCTCCACAAGGGGAATGTGGAAAGCCTTCTCTACCTGCAGCTCCCACTTGGCTGTAGTTTTTCTCTTCTATGGCACCATCATATCTTTGTATTTcatcccttcctcctcccactcAGCTGAGAAAGACCCTGCAGCTGCTGTGATGTACACAGTGGTGACCCCCATGTTGAACCctttcatctacagcctgaggaacagagaCTTGAAAGGGGCCCTTAAAAAAGTGGTTACCATGAAACTTTTATCTACTCAAAAATAA
- the LOC114084262 gene encoding olfactory receptor 1F1-like, with translation MRGTNQSVSEFLLLGLSRQPQQQRLLFLLLLIMYLATVLGNLLIILAISTDSRLHTPMYFFLSNLSLVDICFSSTTVPKMLANHILGTQTISFSGCLTQMYFLFGLTDMDNFLLAVMAYDRFVAVCHPLHYTTKMTHRLCVLLVAGSWVIANLNALLHTLLMARLSFCADNAIPHFFCDVTPLLRLSCSDTHLNELMILTEGALIMITPFVCILASYIHITCAVLRVPSTRGRWKAFSTCSSHLAVVSLFYGTIIAVYFNPSSSHSAEKDTAATVLYTVVTPMLNPFIYSLRNRDLKGALRKAVGGRIGSY, from the coding sequence ATGAGAGGCACAAACCAGAGCGTCTCCGAGTTCCTCCTCCTGGGACTCTCCAGGCAGCCCCAGCAGCAGCggctcctcttcctgctcctcctgaTCATGTACCTGGCCACCGTCCTGGgaaacctgctcatcatcctggccatcAGCACGGACTCCCGCctgcacacccccatgtacttcttcctcagcaACCTGTCCCTTGTGGACATCTGCTTCTCCTCCACCACTGTCCCCAAGATGCTGGCCAATCATATCCTAGGGACGCAGACCATCTCCTTCTCTGGGTGCCTCACACAGATGTATTTTCTCTTTGGACTTACTGACATGGACAATTTCCTCCTGGccgtgatggcctatgaccgctttgtTGCTGTATGCCACCCCTTACATTACACAACCAAGATGACTCATCGGCTCTGTGTCCTGCTGGTGGCAGGATCTTGGGTCATCGCCAACCTGAATGCTCTGCTGCACACTCTGCTGATGGCCCGGCTCTCGTTCTGTGCAGACAATGCCATCCCCCACTTCTTCTGTGACGTGACTCCCCTCCTGAGACTCTCCTGCTCAGACACACACCTCAATGAACTGATGATTCTCACTGAGGGCGCCCTGATCATGATCACCCCGTTTGTGTGCATCCTGGCTTCCTACATCCACATCACCTGTGCTGTGCTGAGAGTCCCCTCCACAAGGGGGAGGTggaaagccttctccacctgcagcTCCCACCTGGCTGTGGTCTCCCTCTTCTATGGCACCATCATCGCTGTGTATTTCaacccctcctcctcccactcagCTGAGAAAGACACTGCAGCCACTGTGCTGTACACAGTGGtgacccccatgctgaaccctttcatctacagcctgaggaacagggactTGAAAGGGGCTCTAAGAAAAGCGGTGGGCGGGAGGATAGGGTCTTACTGA
- the LOC114096933 gene encoding olfactory receptor 1F1 isoform X2 codes for MRGTNQSVSEFLLLGLSRQPQQQRLLFLLFLIMYLATVLGNLLIILDISTDSRLHTPMYFFLSNLSLVDICFSSTTVPKMLANHILGMQTISFSGCLSQMYFVFMFVDMDNFLLAVMAYDHFVAVCHPLHYTTKMTHRLCALLVAGSWVIANLNVLLHTLLMARLSFCADNAIPHFFCDVTPLLRLSCSDTHLNELMILTEGALIMITPFVCILASYIHITCAVLRVPSTRGRWKAFSTCSSHLAVVSLFYGTIIAVYFNPSSSHSAEKDTAATVLYTVVTPMLNPFIYSLRNRDLKGALRKAVGCRTFSL; via the coding sequence ATGAGAGGCACAAACCAGAGCGTCTCCGAGTTCCTCCTCCTGGGACTCTCCAGGCAGCCCCAGCAGCAGAggctcctcttcctgctcttcctgatCATGTACCTGGCCACCGTCCTGGgaaacctgctcatcatcctggacATCAGCACGGACTCCCGCctgcacacccccatgtacttcttcctcagcaACCTGTCCCTTGTGGACATCTGCTTCTCCTCCACCACTGTCCCCAAGATGCTGGCCAATCACATCCTAGGGATGCAGACCATCTCCTTCTCTGGGTGTCTCTCACAgatgtattttgttttcatgtttgtgGACATGGACAATTTCCTCCTGGCCGTGATGGCCTATGACCACTTTGTTGCTGTATGCCACCCCTTACATTACACAACCAAGATGACTCATCGGCTCTGTGCTCTGCTGGTGGCTGGATCTTGGGTCATCGCCAACCTGAACGTCCTCTTGCATACTCTGCTGATGGCCCGGCTCTCGTTCTGTGCAGACAATGCCATCCCccacttcttctgtgatgtgACTCCCCTCCTGAGACTCTCCTGCTCAGACACACACCTCAATGAGCTGATGATTCTCACTGAGGGCGCCCTGATCATGATCACCCCGTTTGTGTGCATCCTGGCTTCCTACATCCACATCACCTGTGCTGTGCTGAGAGTCCCCTCCACAAGGGGGAGGTggaaagccttctccacctgcagcTCCCACCTGGCTGTGGTCTCCCTCTTCTATGGCACCATCATCGCTGTGTATTTCaacccctcctcctcccactcagCTGAGAAAGACACTGCAGCCACCGTGCTGTACACAGTGGtgacccccatgctgaaccctttcatctacagcctgaggaacagggactTGAAAGGGGCTCTAAGAAAAGCGGTGGGCTGTAGGACATTTTCTTTGTGA
- the LOC114096933 gene encoding olfactory receptor 1F1 isoform X1: MRPHQVTCSPRDSGRGGPGWRPPAAPAQDALPFRVKVSSPMRGTNQSVSEFLLLGLSRQPQQQRLLFLLFLIMYLATVLGNLLIILDISTDSRLHTPMYFFLSNLSLVDICFSSTTVPKMLANHILGMQTISFSGCLSQMYFVFMFVDMDNFLLAVMAYDHFVAVCHPLHYTTKMTHRLCALLVAGSWVIANLNVLLHTLLMARLSFCADNAIPHFFCDVTPLLRLSCSDTHLNELMILTEGALIMITPFVCILASYIHITCAVLRVPSTRGRWKAFSTCSSHLAVVSLFYGTIIAVYFNPSSSHSAEKDTAATVLYTVVTPMLNPFIYSLRNRDLKGALRKAVGCRTFSL, from the coding sequence GTCAAGGTTTCCAGCCCCATGAGAGGCACAAACCAGAGCGTCTCCGAGTTCCTCCTCCTGGGACTCTCCAGGCAGCCCCAGCAGCAGAggctcctcttcctgctcttcctgatCATGTACCTGGCCACCGTCCTGGgaaacctgctcatcatcctggacATCAGCACGGACTCCCGCctgcacacccccatgtacttcttcctcagcaACCTGTCCCTTGTGGACATCTGCTTCTCCTCCACCACTGTCCCCAAGATGCTGGCCAATCACATCCTAGGGATGCAGACCATCTCCTTCTCTGGGTGTCTCTCACAgatgtattttgttttcatgtttgtgGACATGGACAATTTCCTCCTGGCCGTGATGGCCTATGACCACTTTGTTGCTGTATGCCACCCCTTACATTACACAACCAAGATGACTCATCGGCTCTGTGCTCTGCTGGTGGCTGGATCTTGGGTCATCGCCAACCTGAACGTCCTCTTGCATACTCTGCTGATGGCCCGGCTCTCGTTCTGTGCAGACAATGCCATCCCccacttcttctgtgatgtgACTCCCCTCCTGAGACTCTCCTGCTCAGACACACACCTCAATGAGCTGATGATTCTCACTGAGGGCGCCCTGATCATGATCACCCCGTTTGTGTGCATCCTGGCTTCCTACATCCACATCACCTGTGCTGTGCTGAGAGTCCCCTCCACAAGGGGGAGGTggaaagccttctccacctgcagcTCCCACCTGGCTGTGGTCTCCCTCTTCTATGGCACCATCATCGCTGTGTATTTCaacccctcctcctcccactcagCTGAGAAAGACACTGCAGCCACCGTGCTGTACACAGTGGtgacccccatgctgaaccctttcatctacagcctgaggaacagggactTGAAAGGGGCTCTAAGAAAAGCGGTGGGCTGTAGGACATTTTCTTTGTGA